One stretch of Pseudomonas fluorescens Q2-87 DNA includes these proteins:
- a CDS encoding amino acid permease produces the protein MSIKEQQHTGFKQEMQTRHIVMLALGGVIGTGLFLTSGYTVNQAGPLGAVIAYIIGALMVYMVMMCLGELAVQMPETGSFSTYATRYLGPGTGYTVAWLYWLTWTVAIGSEFTAAGILMSRWFPDTPVWIWSALFAGLVFLTNVVSVRLFAETEFWLSLVKVMTVVVFLLIGGGAILGLLHIDQAHSIGLSNFTREGLFPTGFMPIAMTLLAVSFAFSGTELIGIAAGETKDPQRNVPRAIRTTVLRLAIFFVGTIFVLATLLPREQAGIVESPFVTVFTYIGIPYSADIMNFVIISALLSAANSGLYAASRMLWTLSDQGHLPKQFSSLTRMGTPLNAIIVSMAGGAASLLSSVFAADTIYLALVSISGLAVVVVWMSIAASQIAFRRHYVANGGDVRNLKFRVRGYPWVPLGALACCALACVGIAFDPEQRVALYFGLPFIAWCYFVYYITRRSRERRLSMAVLGQPSDAF, from the coding sequence ATGTCCATAAAAGAACAACAACACACCGGCTTCAAACAGGAAATGCAGACGCGCCATATCGTCATGCTCGCGTTGGGCGGCGTCATTGGCACCGGGCTGTTTCTCACCTCCGGCTACACCGTCAACCAAGCCGGGCCCTTGGGCGCGGTAATCGCCTACATCATCGGCGCGCTCATGGTGTACATGGTGATGATGTGCCTGGGCGAACTGGCCGTGCAGATGCCGGAAACCGGCTCGTTCAGCACCTATGCCACGCGATACCTCGGGCCCGGCACGGGTTACACCGTGGCGTGGTTGTATTGGCTGACCTGGACGGTCGCGATCGGCTCCGAGTTCACCGCAGCGGGCATCCTCATGTCGCGCTGGTTTCCCGACACGCCGGTCTGGATCTGGAGCGCGCTGTTCGCGGGCCTGGTGTTCCTGACCAACGTGGTGTCGGTGCGCTTGTTCGCCGAGACCGAGTTCTGGTTGTCCCTGGTCAAGGTGATGACCGTGGTGGTGTTCCTGTTGATCGGCGGTGGCGCCATCCTCGGCCTGCTGCACATCGATCAGGCCCACAGCATCGGACTGAGCAACTTCACCCGCGAAGGATTGTTTCCCACCGGCTTCATGCCGATTGCCATGACGCTGCTGGCGGTCTCGTTTGCCTTCTCGGGCACTGAACTGATCGGCATCGCCGCCGGTGAAACCAAGGACCCTCAACGCAACGTGCCGCGCGCCATTCGCACCACGGTGCTGCGCCTGGCGATCTTCTTCGTGGGGACCATTTTTGTCCTGGCGACCTTGCTGCCCCGCGAACAGGCCGGGATCGTCGAGAGCCCCTTCGTCACTGTGTTCACCTACATCGGCATTCCGTATTCGGCCGACATCATGAACTTCGTGATCATCAGCGCCTTGTTGTCGGCGGCCAATTCCGGTCTGTACGCCGCCTCGCGGATGCTCTGGACCCTCAGCGACCAAGGTCACCTGCCCAAGCAATTCTCTTCACTGACCCGCATGGGCACACCGCTCAACGCCATCATCGTCAGCATGGCCGGCGGCGCCGCCTCGTTGCTCAGCAGCGTGTTTGCCGCCGACACCATTTACCTGGCGCTGGTGTCGATCTCCGGCCTGGCGGTGGTGGTGGTGTGGATGAGCATCGCCGCGAGCCAGATCGCGTTTCGCCGCCACTACGTCGCCAATGGCGGTGATGTACGCAACCTCAAGTTCCGCGTGCGCGGTTATCCGTGGGTGCCGCTGGGAGCGTTGGCTTGCTGTGCCCTGGCCTGCGTCGGCATCGCGTTCGACCCGGAGCAGCGCGTGGCGCTGTACTTCGGCTTGCCCTTCATCGCCTGGTGTTACTTCGTGTATTACATTACCCGCAGGAGCCGCGAGCGGCGCTTGTCGATGGCCGTCCTGGGCCAACCGTCCGATGCGTTCTAG
- a CDS encoding LysR substrate-binding domain-containing protein, producing the protein MKQKTLPPLNWLRAFEVSARCLNFTHAAEELFLTQGAVSQQIRQLESHLGVALFKRLPRGLGLTEEGQAYLPVVQDAITRLAVGTNEIFGQHKHRPIKVRGSLAFFVHWLAPKLVGFRQAHPHVDIRYISNIWVKELDGEDDMEIRWGHGQWPGLVSQRLTWDTLFPVCSPALMASSPLKVPADVARHPLLHVLGYEEGWGYWLNRVGADTVDSSTGMQFDTLISTLRMAELGQGIALARSSMVDEMLGDGRLIEPFTLRIEASESFYLVRSSGADQHPDAAMFSTWLVEQAHRFK; encoded by the coding sequence ATGAAGCAAAAGACGTTACCTCCATTGAACTGGCTGCGGGCCTTTGAAGTGTCGGCCCGCTGCCTGAACTTCACCCACGCTGCCGAAGAACTGTTCTTGACCCAAGGTGCGGTCAGCCAGCAGATCCGCCAACTGGAAAGCCATCTCGGGGTGGCGCTGTTCAAGCGCTTGCCCCGAGGGCTGGGCCTGACCGAAGAAGGCCAGGCTTACCTGCCGGTGGTGCAGGATGCGATCACCCGCTTGGCAGTCGGCACCAACGAAATCTTTGGCCAACATAAACACCGGCCGATCAAGGTGCGCGGCAGCCTGGCGTTCTTCGTCCATTGGCTGGCGCCCAAGCTGGTGGGCTTTCGCCAGGCCCATCCCCACGTCGACATTCGCTACATCAGCAACATCTGGGTCAAGGAACTGGACGGCGAAGACGACATGGAAATTCGCTGGGGCCACGGTCAATGGCCTGGCCTGGTTTCACAGCGACTGACCTGGGACACGTTGTTTCCCGTGTGCTCGCCGGCGCTGATGGCCAGCTCGCCGCTGAAGGTGCCGGCGGACGTGGCGCGGCATCCGCTGCTGCACGTGTTGGGTTACGAAGAGGGCTGGGGTTATTGGTTGAACCGGGTCGGCGCCGACACCGTCGACTCTTCCACCGGCATGCAATTCGACACGCTGATTTCCACCCTGCGCATGGCTGAGCTGGGGCAGGGCATTGCCCTGGCGCGCTCGTCGATGGTCGATGAGATGCTCGGCGACGGGCGCTTGATCGAGCCCTTCACCCTGCGCATCGAAGCCAGCGAATCGTTCTACCTCGTGCGCAGTTCCGGGGCCGATCAACACCCCGACGCGGCGATGTTTTCCACCTGGTTGGTCGAACAGGCACACCGTTTCAAATAA
- the thrC gene encoding threonine synthase: MRYVSTRNSAVQVDFEKVVLSGIAEDGGLFVPLELPLFEPQDIANWSTLAYDELAYRVMRPFVGEAMPEADLKRVLKEAGSQFSHRSLAPLHQVDRNEWVLELFHGPTRSSKDFAAQLQARLVQYFLQKHQRRAVVIGATNGDTGLAAIEAFRHCEETAVVVIYPEAGVPHEQLQHLQAAAHPRVHLFAVDGSFDECQTLVTRLFRDWPCAGHEAISFNSSNWVSVLAQLVFYFHAVLQLGGGQRPIGFSVPAASFAEVYAGYIAQKMGLPITQMIVATNQNDALHQLFSKNHYSRLRANKTLSPAMDLSIFSNLERFLWELYGHDDQAVSALMATFETSGEMTIANEFWLQARMIIDSYAVSDEQTLEEITSLYRDTGYIIDPHTATGVLAARLYRRSLVAPMVTLGEISPAKSATLLGELGITIAAQQPPISEHGPAQIHRIQPDDLDTLHQLLGTL, from the coding sequence ATGCGTTATGTGAGTACCCGCAATTCGGCCGTGCAGGTCGATTTCGAAAAGGTCGTGCTGTCTGGCATCGCCGAGGATGGCGGGCTGTTCGTGCCCCTCGAACTGCCGCTGTTCGAACCCCAGGACATCGCCAACTGGTCGACCCTGGCCTACGACGAACTGGCCTATCGGGTCATGCGCCCGTTTGTGGGCGAAGCCATGCCTGAGGCCGATCTCAAGCGCGTGCTCAAGGAGGCCGGCAGCCAGTTCAGCCACCGCTCCCTGGCGCCGCTGCATCAGGTGGATCGCAACGAGTGGGTGCTGGAGTTGTTCCACGGACCGACCCGTTCCTCGAAGGATTTCGCCGCCCAATTGCAGGCGCGACTGGTGCAATACTTCTTGCAGAAACACCAGCGTCGCGCCGTGGTGATCGGCGCCACCAACGGCGATACCGGCCTGGCGGCCATCGAGGCTTTCAGACACTGCGAAGAAACCGCCGTCGTGGTGATTTATCCCGAGGCCGGCGTACCCCACGAACAACTCCAGCATTTGCAAGCGGCCGCCCATCCCAGGGTTCATCTGTTTGCCGTCGATGGCAGCTTCGACGAATGCCAGACCCTCGTCACCCGCTTGTTCCGGGACTGGCCCTGCGCCGGACACGAGGCGATCAGCTTCAACTCCAGCAACTGGGTCAGCGTGCTCGCGCAACTGGTGTTTTATTTTCACGCCGTGCTGCAACTGGGCGGTGGCCAGCGCCCCATTGGTTTCAGCGTGCCGGCGGCAAGTTTTGCCGAGGTCTACGCCGGCTACATTGCGCAGAAGATGGGCTTGCCGATCACCCAGATGATCGTGGCGACCAACCAGAATGACGCACTGCACCAGTTGTTTTCGAAGAATCACTACTCCCGGTTGCGCGCCAACAAGACCTTGTCGCCGGCCATGGACCTGTCGATCTTTTCCAACCTGGAGCGATTTCTCTGGGAGCTCTACGGGCACGATGACCAAGCGGTGAGCGCGCTGATGGCCACCTTCGAAACCAGCGGCGAGATGACCATCGCCAACGAGTTCTGGTTGCAGGCGCGGATGATCATCGACTCTTACGCGGTCAGCGATGAACAGACCCTGGAAGAAATCACCTCACTGTACCGCGACACCGGTTACATCATCGATCCTCACACCGCCACTGGCGTGCTCGCGGCCCGCTTGTACCGGCGCAGCCTGGTGGCGCCAATGGTGACCCTGGGGGAAATCTCCCCGGCCAAATCGGCGACGCTGCTAGGCGAGCTGGGGATCACCATTGCGGCGCAACAGCCTCCAATTTCCGAGCATGGCCCGGCGCAAATCCATCGCATCCAGCCGGACGACCTCGACACCCTCCATCAACTGCTCGGCACGCTGTAA